A genomic stretch from Sphingobacterium sp. ML3W includes:
- a CDS encoding NAD(P)/FAD-dependent oxidoreductase: MGKVYDSVIIGSGLGGLVTAVLLARFGRKVCVIEKNNQYGGNLQTFVRDKEILDTGVHYIGGLGEGENLYKYFDYLGIMQDLAIQRMDIDEYDRISFEGDPINYPHAQGYDNFINQLLPYFPEEEEALRNYCKKIQEICNSFPMYNLRKSFGFNETVLGTSLKSFLDELTDNELLKAVLVGSNFLYVAKAESTPLYVHALTINSYIQSAWRCINGGSQIAKLLIRQLRKYGGDILKNKEVIAVEMEDQLIKAVRTDDQQLIYANEFVSNINLRHTFAMLPERFQKQAYVKRIHSLPLSPSVFSVYIVCKDDLIPYQNYNIYHYKNIKSVWYDHDQSPLVISMSRNDQDQTFCSTMTVMCYMMAAEVQQWDESFNRSIIQQLSTRGDSYEAFKTAKANQIIEELQHLFPNIKDAIRSVHTSSPLTYRDFIGAEEGNMYGYLKEHQYPLNSLISTKTKVKNLFLTGQNVKMHGVLGVTITAFSCCLMMLGKEFEDDLFKENDETAVANDLDTIAI; encoded by the coding sequence ATGGGTAAGGTCTATGATAGTGTGATCATCGGTTCAGGCCTCGGCGGTCTCGTTACCGCTGTACTGCTGGCCAGATTTGGGCGCAAGGTATGTGTCATTGAAAAGAACAATCAATATGGTGGCAATCTACAGACCTTTGTACGCGACAAGGAGATCTTAGATACTGGAGTACACTATATTGGCGGGCTAGGTGAAGGTGAAAACCTGTATAAATATTTTGATTACCTGGGCATCATGCAGGATCTAGCCATCCAGCGCATGGATATCGATGAATATGACCGAATTTCATTTGAAGGAGATCCGATCAATTACCCGCACGCTCAAGGTTATGATAATTTCATCAATCAATTGCTCCCCTATTTTCCGGAAGAAGAAGAAGCTTTAAGAAATTACTGCAAAAAAATACAGGAAATCTGTAACTCCTTTCCGATGTATAATCTTCGGAAAAGCTTTGGATTCAATGAAACCGTCCTAGGGACCTCATTAAAATCTTTCCTAGATGAGCTGACCGACAATGAACTACTTAAAGCTGTTCTTGTTGGTTCCAATTTCTTATATGTTGCCAAGGCCGAGAGTACGCCGCTTTATGTCCATGCGCTGACCATCAACTCCTATATTCAATCTGCTTGGCGATGTATAAATGGAGGAAGTCAAATCGCAAAATTACTGATACGCCAATTGCGAAAATATGGTGGTGATATCTTGAAAAACAAAGAAGTCATTGCTGTAGAAATGGAGGATCAGTTGATTAAAGCCGTACGTACAGATGATCAGCAATTGATTTATGCAAATGAATTTGTTTCAAATATCAATCTTCGTCATACTTTTGCGATGCTACCTGAACGTTTTCAGAAACAGGCCTATGTCAAACGTATCCACAGCCTCCCCCTGAGTCCTTCTGTATTTTCGGTCTACATCGTCTGTAAGGATGATCTTATTCCCTACCAAAACTACAATATATACCATTATAAAAATATAAAGTCAGTGTGGTATGATCACGATCAATCGCCTTTGGTCATCTCCATGAGCCGTAACGATCAAGATCAAACCTTTTGCAGTACGATGACCGTCATGTGCTATATGATGGCAGCAGAAGTACAGCAATGGGATGAAAGCTTCAATCGCTCGATTATACAGCAACTGAGTACCAGAGGAGATAGTTATGAAGCATTTAAAACCGCAAAAGCCAATCAAATTATTGAAGAGCTGCAGCATTTGTTCCCGAATATAAAGGATGCAATCCGATCAGTCCATACCTCTTCCCCATTGACCTATCGCGACTTTATTGGCGCGGAAGAAGGCAACATGTATGGTTACCTGAAAGAGCACCAATATCCCTTGAACAGCTTGATTTCTACAAAAACAAAAGTCAAAAATTTATTTTTGACGGGGCAAAATGTCAAGATGCATGGTGTATTGGGCGTTACGATTACAGCCTTCTCCTGTTGCTTAATGATGCTTGGAAAGGAATTTGAAGATGACCTATTTAAAGAAAACGATGAGACAGCTGTGGCTAACGATCTGGATACTATTGCTATTTAG
- a CDS encoding DUF2062 domain-containing protein: MFNLQPIREMAIPADVCVLIPTYNNAKTLQRVLEGVLFYTAQVIVINDGSTDATVEILAKYPSIEIQHLDKNSGKGKALRIGFNLAREQGFHYAITIDSDGQHFPDDLPTFINALDQSDGRVLLIGERQMDQAGIPKKSSFGNKFSNFWFWFETGIKLADTQSGYRLYPLDLIPKKLFTNKFELEIEVIVRSAWKGVNVKNVPIKILYDPSERVSHFRPFKDFTRISILNTFLVLISLLYIFPRNAFQSFKKKSFKQFLKEDILGTNDSDLIKSISIALGVFIGIAPVWGFQSFLSIFLASIFRLNKGLCFAFSNVSIPPMIPLIIWGSIQTGKLIIPNARPLRDYSNINFQSISEHFLQYLFGSLALALFTAVLFGLSSFTLLRLNQRR; this comes from the coding sequence ATGTTCAATTTGCAACCTATCCGTGAAATGGCGATCCCAGCAGATGTATGTGTACTAATTCCTACATACAACAATGCAAAAACTTTGCAGCGGGTTCTGGAGGGAGTATTGTTCTACACCGCACAGGTCATCGTCATCAATGATGGTTCAACAGATGCTACAGTCGAAATTTTGGCAAAGTATCCATCCATTGAGATACAGCATCTTGATAAAAACTCGGGTAAGGGAAAGGCATTGCGAATAGGTTTTAACTTGGCGAGAGAGCAAGGTTTTCACTATGCAATAACAATAGATTCAGATGGGCAGCATTTCCCCGATGATCTTCCAACATTTATTAATGCCCTTGACCAGAGTGATGGTCGGGTTCTATTGATTGGTGAACGTCAGATGGATCAGGCCGGAATACCAAAAAAAAGTAGCTTTGGTAATAAGTTTTCAAACTTCTGGTTTTGGTTTGAAACGGGCATCAAGCTCGCAGACACGCAATCTGGATATCGTTTATATCCGCTGGACCTCATACCTAAAAAACTATTTACCAACAAGTTTGAGCTCGAAATTGAAGTAATTGTTCGCTCGGCATGGAAGGGTGTTAACGTAAAAAATGTGCCCATTAAAATACTTTACGACCCCTCGGAGAGAGTTTCCCATTTTCGACCATTTAAAGACTTCACCCGGATCAGTATACTTAATACATTCCTGGTATTGATCAGCCTACTTTATATATTCCCGAGAAATGCTTTCCAGAGTTTCAAAAAAAAAAGCTTTAAGCAATTTCTAAAAGAGGACATTCTAGGCACCAATGATTCGGATCTAATTAAATCTATCTCCATCGCATTGGGTGTATTTATCGGCATTGCTCCAGTCTGGGGGTTTCAGTCTTTTCTGTCCATCTTTCTCGCTTCCATTTTTAGGCTTAACAAAGGACTCTGCTTTGCCTTTTCAAATGTCAGTATTCCCCCTATGATACCATTGATCATTTGGGGATCTATACAGACCGGCAAACTGATCATTCCGAATGCCAGACCACTGCGAGATTATAGCAATATTAATTTCCAATCCATATCTGAACACTTTCTGCAATATCTCTTTGGTAGTCTTGCTCTAGCCCTGTTTACCGCTGTTCTATTTGGACTTTCATCATTTACTCTATTAAGGTTAAATCAACGACGTTAA
- a CDS encoding beta-ketoacyl synthase chain length factor, with the protein MQKVYINGSSVAVINSAQLDTTEQWIKINLPKIDSELVPPAATRRMSKAVKMGIICGMEAMRQADCPNPDGILVGTGKGCLVDSDKFLKAIIEQKEDFLSPTAFIQSTHNTVAGQIALLTKNSGYNMTYSQGRISFESAALDAYIQLTMNEHISLLVGAVDELSDISIEINNAIDRDQINDTNDIQTEGAGFFVFSNQKDSHTLGELKDIDIYRNTADHSSEKQIGEFIKRNQLTINQIDTIIYSSTTVEAPFSTGSPILEKINKIKYNSQTGIFDTDIVFAFDLALKRLNDQTFSTSISLNEGKIQHDRNILICNFGEQNSLMLLSRC; encoded by the coding sequence ATGCAGAAAGTTTATATTAATGGTAGCAGCGTCGCTGTCATTAACTCAGCTCAGCTGGATACTACAGAACAGTGGATAAAGATCAACTTACCAAAAATAGATAGCGAGCTAGTCCCCCCTGCTGCCACAAGACGCATGTCCAAGGCCGTAAAAATGGGCATTATCTGCGGGATGGAAGCGATGCGGCAAGCGGACTGCCCCAATCCTGATGGTATATTGGTCGGTACAGGTAAAGGTTGCCTGGTTGACTCTGACAAATTTCTAAAAGCGATCATTGAACAAAAAGAGGATTTCTTATCTCCTACGGCCTTTATCCAGTCTACTCATAATACCGTCGCAGGGCAAATTGCATTACTGACCAAAAATTCAGGTTATAATATGACCTATTCTCAAGGTCGAATATCCTTTGAATCCGCCGCATTAGACGCCTATATCCAGCTTACAATGAATGAACACATCTCGCTATTGGTCGGTGCCGTTGACGAGCTTTCAGATATTAGTATTGAAATAAACAATGCAATCGACAGAGATCAGATAAACGATACAAACGACATTCAAACTGAAGGTGCTGGTTTCTTTGTATTTTCCAATCAAAAAGACAGCCACACCCTCGGCGAATTAAAGGATATCGACATCTATCGTAATACTGCTGATCACTCATCGGAAAAACAAATCGGCGAATTCATTAAAAGAAACCAGCTGACTATAAATCAAATAGATACCATTATCTATAGTTCAACAACAGTAGAAGCCCCCTTTAGCACCGGATCACCAATATTGGAGAAAATCAACAAAATAAAGTATAATTCTCAAACCGGAATATTCGACACCGACATTGTGTTTGCTTTTGATCTGGCTTTAAAACGACTGAACGATCAAACCTTCTCAACATCGATCAGTCTAAATGAAGGTAAAATACAACATGATCGAAATATTCTTATCTGTAATTTTGGAGAACAAAACAGTTTAATGCTGTTATCAAGATGCTAA
- a CDS encoding outer membrane lipoprotein carrier protein LolA, translated as MKTKLILLIICLFHFAYTKAQEEAMSNAEISNFKQTVVAEAQKIKTLKTDFVQYKHLDFLSKEITSSGSMLLKNPNKLLWKYNKPIQYGILFKDNKVLINDQGKKNKVDLGNNKKFEKINKMIIGSISGDLFSANDFNITFYKNKNQRIAKLSPKTKELSTYIQTVILYFNNQQLTVSEVQLIEPSKDYTKIVFKNKQINQPIDDASFSF; from the coding sequence ATGAAAACTAAGCTCATTCTACTCATTATTTGTTTATTTCATTTTGCTTACACAAAAGCGCAAGAAGAAGCCATGTCCAATGCTGAGATCAGCAACTTCAAACAAACGGTAGTAGCCGAAGCACAAAAAATTAAAACATTAAAAACAGACTTTGTGCAATACAAGCACCTAGATTTTTTGTCGAAGGAAATTACGTCCAGCGGATCAATGCTCCTAAAAAATCCAAATAAATTATTGTGGAAATATAATAAGCCCATTCAATATGGGATTCTTTTCAAAGACAATAAAGTGCTCATAAATGATCAAGGTAAGAAGAATAAAGTGGATCTGGGCAACAATAAGAAATTTGAGAAAATCAATAAAATGATCATTGGCAGTATCAGCGGCGATCTTTTTTCGGCAAATGATTTCAATATCACATTTTATAAAAATAAAAACCAGCGGATTGCGAAATTATCGCCCAAAACCAAAGAATTGTCCACTTATATACAGACAGTTATTCTTTATTTTAATAATCAGCAGCTCACGGTATCTGAAGTACAATTAATAGAACCATCTAAAGATTACACAAAAATTGTTTTCAAAAACAAACAGATCAATCAACCCATCGATGATGCGTCATTTAGCTTTTAG
- a CDS encoding 1-acyl-sn-glycerol-3-phosphate acyltransferase: MQHYFYQLYLFFKKKPYIAWLIALFFLVATGFFALKLKFEEDITRIIPKNERTNEIAKILAQLKFSDKISVIIEREKDASIDDMVDMANSFSDSIVPLAPYYQAIQGQISDEEMENTMKFVYGQLPTLLDENDYKSIEERLSSDSIAQTVAANYAALISPTSIIAKSFIQRDPLGIGFLALKKFQQLNIAGDFQLYNGYIITKDSSKLLLFINPKYSGSETEHNVLFVDGLNRIKKDLNQHYSKKSKLSYFGASLVAVANAKQIKTDIQTTILISMSLLMLILILFYKKIQIPVIIFIPSLFGALLALSFLYFLRGTISAISISIAAVLIGITIDYALHIMTHFKQTHDIKHLYKEITKPILMSAGTTAVSFLCLLFVNSEALKDLGIFAFIAILFSGVFSLILIPHIYKPNNKRSDDKNHLIDRISAFSFERNKILQVFSYLLVAVSLFTFWRVGFNKDLSALNFFPKELQEAEQKLENSAQQQRKSLFLISYGNNSEQVLSENTVLYHRLKQDTTITSISSIGEIVLSKKDQEAKIARWNAFWIETRKKEIRSNLVRSSAAFGFKPDAYQAFFDLLDQKYSAISLAEYRTLNSGILSEYLSSKNGFLTANTVVKTKEKYRENLIGQFNNKTTVVIDRKEMNETFLGQLVNDFNTLVNYSFIAIFIILWLSFRRIELTLVSMIPIALTGLVTGGLMGLFHLEFNIFSTIVCTLVFSHGVDFAIFMTAALQKEYSTGKDEMPTYRTSILLAVLTTILAIGALIFAKHPALKSISAVSLLGVTAAVLNTFVLYPIIFRLLFSRRPAAGRSPLTLRLRLFALFSFSYYIIGSVVSGFIFSLVRNRALITRLMSRFGDSVLKSNPFVKKQQFNPHGEDFKKPAIIIANHNSLLDTLLIGRLMPKCIFVTNEWVYNSPVFGRVVRRAGFLMLDDDLEKTKTILKQRIDEGFSIVIFPEGTRSATNDIQRFHKGAFYLAEQLQLDIIPIYIHGAADVCPKGDFIIYDGTLSTVIGKRIPATDQQFGNNYTLRCKNISRFFKQQFADIRNEFENPAYFREKISLNYRYKESEIEKASLNAFDRFQTSYAAWNKFIAANAKILHIGDNYGHIEFLLTMQQAQRQIETFIRDSEKRIIAANNYLVRKRKLTYLKHLAESQLKLDVVIFGSNDENYEIADSVQTIIYYDVVQARSYLGFEQIFSDQHSYVLKRKTNG, encoded by the coding sequence ATGCAGCACTATTTCTATCAGCTCTATTTATTTTTTAAGAAGAAGCCCTATATTGCCTGGTTAATTGCACTATTTTTTTTGGTTGCCACCGGATTTTTTGCTTTGAAACTGAAATTTGAAGAAGATATCACCCGGATAATACCGAAAAACGAACGAACAAACGAAATAGCCAAAATATTAGCGCAACTAAAATTTTCTGATAAAATCAGTGTTATCATCGAGCGGGAGAAAGATGCTTCAATTGATGATATGGTTGACATGGCCAACTCTTTTTCAGATAGCATCGTGCCTCTTGCCCCCTACTATCAGGCTATCCAAGGACAGATTAGTGACGAAGAAATGGAGAACACCATGAAATTCGTCTACGGGCAGTTGCCTACCCTGCTTGATGAAAACGATTATAAATCAATCGAAGAGCGACTTTCCAGCGATAGCATAGCCCAGACAGTTGCGGCTAATTACGCGGCATTAATTTCCCCCACCAGTATTATCGCAAAATCTTTTATACAGCGGGATCCATTGGGAATTGGTTTCTTAGCGCTAAAAAAATTCCAACAACTCAATATCGCCGGTGATTTTCAGCTCTATAATGGTTATATTATCACGAAAGACTCAAGCAAGCTATTACTCTTTATTAATCCGAAATATTCGGGTTCAGAGACTGAACATAATGTCCTTTTTGTCGACGGACTCAACCGGATCAAAAAAGATCTCAACCAGCATTATAGCAAGAAATCCAAATTAAGTTATTTTGGAGCTTCACTGGTGGCTGTTGCCAATGCAAAACAAATCAAAACGGATATCCAGACAACGATCCTTATTTCGATGAGTCTATTGATGCTGATTTTGATTCTTTTTTATAAGAAAATACAAATTCCCGTCATCATCTTTATCCCATCATTATTTGGGGCATTATTAGCGCTCTCATTTCTCTACTTTCTGAGAGGTACTATTTCGGCTATATCGATCTCCATCGCAGCGGTCCTGATAGGTATTACCATTGATTACGCGCTCCATATCATGACGCATTTCAAACAAACGCACGATATCAAGCATCTGTATAAAGAAATCACCAAACCGATATTGATGAGTGCCGGAACGACAGCTGTATCTTTTCTCTGCCTCTTATTTGTCAATTCCGAAGCGCTGAAGGACTTAGGAATTTTCGCATTTATTGCTATTCTTTTTTCAGGAGTTTTTTCCTTGATTCTCATTCCACATATATATAAGCCCAATAATAAACGTTCGGATGATAAAAATCATCTTATCGATCGCATATCCGCTTTCAGTTTCGAGAGAAATAAAATCCTACAGGTCTTTAGTTATCTGTTGGTTGCTGTTAGTTTATTCACTTTTTGGCGGGTGGGTTTCAATAAAGATCTGTCGGCATTAAACTTTTTCCCAAAGGAGCTTCAGGAGGCAGAGCAAAAGCTCGAAAATTCTGCGCAACAGCAAAGAAAATCATTATTCTTAATAAGTTACGGTAATAATTCCGAACAGGTTCTTTCCGAAAATACCGTCTTATATCACAGGTTAAAGCAAGATACAACAATCACATCCATTAGCTCAATAGGTGAAATTGTTTTATCAAAAAAGGATCAGGAGGCAAAAATTGCACGATGGAATGCCTTTTGGATTGAGACACGTAAAAAAGAAATCCGCAGCAATCTTGTCCGTTCAAGCGCTGCCTTTGGATTTAAGCCCGATGCATATCAAGCTTTTTTTGATCTATTGGATCAAAAATACTCAGCCATATCATTAGCTGAGTACCGCACGCTAAATAGTGGTATCTTATCGGAGTATCTGAGTTCAAAAAATGGATTTCTTACAGCAAATACTGTCGTAAAAACAAAGGAAAAATACAGAGAAAATCTGATCGGGCAATTCAACAACAAAACTACTGTTGTGATTGACCGAAAAGAGATGAACGAAACTTTTCTGGGCCAGCTCGTAAATGATTTCAATACCTTGGTTAATTACAGCTTTATCGCGATATTTATTATTCTCTGGTTGTCTTTTCGTCGTATTGAGCTGACATTGGTCAGTATGATCCCCATTGCATTGACAGGATTGGTCACTGGTGGACTCATGGGTCTATTTCATCTTGAATTCAATATTTTCAGCACGATCGTATGTACATTAGTATTCAGTCATGGTGTGGATTTTGCGATATTCATGACAGCGGCCTTACAAAAAGAATACAGTACCGGCAAAGATGAGATGCCAACCTACCGTACATCCATTCTCCTTGCCGTATTGACCACAATTCTGGCTATCGGTGCACTAATTTTTGCCAAACATCCGGCGTTAAAATCTATTTCCGCGGTCTCCTTGCTCGGGGTAACCGCCGCCGTTTTAAACACCTTCGTTCTCTATCCTATTATTTTTAGGTTATTGTTTAGCCGTAGGCCAGCAGCAGGTCGTTCTCCATTGACGCTGCGTTTGCGATTATTCGCTCTCTTTTCCTTTAGTTATTACATCATCGGAAGTGTTGTTTCCGGTTTTATTTTCAGTCTTGTCCGCAACCGAGCCCTGATAACAAGGCTCATGTCCCGCTTTGGGGATTCCGTCCTAAAATCAAATCCTTTTGTCAAAAAGCAGCAATTCAATCCACACGGAGAAGATTTCAAAAAACCGGCGATCATTATTGCCAATCACAATTCCTTATTGGATACTTTGCTGATCGGGCGTTTAATGCCAAAATGCATTTTTGTCACCAACGAATGGGTTTATAACTCACCAGTATTTGGAAGAGTAGTTCGGCGGGCCGGATTTTTGATGTTAGATGATGATTTAGAAAAGACCAAAACAATATTAAAGCAACGGATAGACGAAGGGTTTTCTATCGTTATCTTTCCTGAAGGTACACGATCGGCGACCAATGACATACAACGATTTCACAAAGGAGCATTTTATCTGGCCGAACAATTGCAATTGGATATCATCCCAATTTACATCCATGGCGCTGCAGATGTATGTCCTAAAGGCGATTTTATTATCTATGACGGTACATTAAGCACAGTCATAGGGAAAAGGATACCTGCCACAGATCAGCAATTTGGTAACAATTATACCCTGCGTTGTAAAAATATCAGTCGCTTTTTTAAACAACAATTTGCGGATATTAGAAATGAGTTTGAAAATCCAGCTTATTTTAGAGAAAAAATCAGTTTAAACTATCGTTATAAAGAAAGTGAAATAGAAAAAGCCAGCCTAAACGCCTTTGACCGCTTTCAGACATCCTACGCTGCATGGAATAAATTCATTGCAGCAAATGCAAAAATTTTGCATATTGGAGACAATTATGGTCATATTGAATTTTTGTTAACCATGCAACAGGCGCAACGGCAAATAGAAACCTTTATCCGGGATTCAGAAAAACGCATTATTGCGGCAAATAACTATTTGGTTCGAAAACGTAAACTAACCTATCTAAAACATCTTGCTGAAAGTCAATTAAAACTGGATGTAGTGATTTTCGGGAGCAACGACGAAAACTATGAAATTGCGGATTCAGTACAGACGATCATATATTATGATGTTGTACAAGCACGGAGCTACCTAGGTTTTGAACAGATATTTAGTGACCAGCACAGTTATGTATTAAAGAGAAAAACGAATGGGTAA
- a CDS encoding C45 family peptidase — MRQLWLTIWILLLFSSCTLNGALKEKAKFETQTIPELKLSDSGSNYIAVDSNFLLQNRQGLWELYVTGNPMEIGLKTGLLTRSLYAYQEDAFFSKIQEFIPSTKKQKWMMRLTKIYNRKIHKYIPSEYKKEIFALSTYASPRYDALMDPYQRSLFLHGAHDLGHAFQDLALVGCSSLAAWDQKSADGGLIIGRNFDFYAGDDFSKNKLISIVKPDSGYAFLSVGWAGMIGVVSGMNGAGLTVTLNAGKSSIPWAAKTPISIVAREILQYARNFKEAIAIAKKHPIFISESLMIGSADEGKAILIEMSPHKFDVYESENTNHLLCTNHFQSPAYRSDKRNLKQIEESHSTYRYQLLTAQLQEHDKLTPNEVATILRDRNGLKNKEIGLGNEKALNQLLAHHGIVFQPEKRLVWVSANPYQLGEFVCYDLNKIFDSTLHQAGHSVSSAGLNIPQDPFLNSKSYQDYEQYRILDRIIDHKLKTKESISESEWQDYQELNPLFWAVYYKKGKYYFDQKRYGEALDQFQRANALEVTTAVDQKNIASYIRKIEKKGDHR, encoded by the coding sequence ATGAGACAGCTGTGGCTAACGATCTGGATACTATTGCTATTTAGTTCATGTACACTGAATGGTGCACTGAAAGAAAAAGCTAAATTTGAAACACAGACTATACCAGAACTGAAGTTATCCGATTCTGGAAGCAATTACATTGCTGTAGACAGTAATTTCCTATTACAGAATAGACAGGGACTTTGGGAACTCTATGTCACTGGAAATCCAATGGAAATCGGGTTAAAAACAGGATTATTGACACGATCGTTATATGCCTATCAGGAAGATGCATTCTTTTCTAAAATACAGGAATTTATCCCCTCCACGAAGAAACAGAAATGGATGATGCGACTGACAAAAATTTATAATCGTAAGATCCATAAATATATCCCATCGGAATATAAAAAGGAGATTTTTGCTTTGTCAACCTATGCTTCACCACGTTATGACGCCCTAATGGATCCCTATCAACGTAGTCTTTTTCTACACGGTGCACACGATCTGGGTCATGCTTTTCAGGATCTTGCTTTGGTCGGCTGCTCCTCTCTGGCGGCCTGGGATCAGAAGTCCGCGGATGGAGGCCTAATTATCGGCCGAAATTTTGATTTTTATGCCGGGGATGATTTTAGTAAAAATAAGCTCATTTCCATTGTTAAACCTGATTCTGGCTATGCCTTTCTTTCCGTCGGCTGGGCTGGGATGATCGGAGTTGTCTCCGGAATGAATGGTGCAGGACTTACAGTGACACTTAATGCGGGGAAATCTTCTATTCCTTGGGCTGCAAAAACCCCAATATCTATAGTGGCAAGAGAAATTCTCCAATATGCACGAAATTTTAAAGAAGCGATTGCAATTGCAAAAAAGCACCCCATTTTTATTTCTGAATCATTGATGATTGGTTCCGCAGATGAAGGAAAAGCAATTTTAATTGAAATGTCACCACATAAATTTGATGTATACGAATCTGAAAACACGAACCATCTGTTGTGCACGAACCATTTTCAAAGCCCTGCATATCGTTCGGACAAGCGCAACCTAAAGCAAATTGAGGAAAGCCACAGTACCTATCGCTATCAATTGTTGACAGCGCAGCTACAGGAACATGACAAACTCACTCCTAATGAGGTCGCAACCATATTAAGGGACCGGAATGGTTTAAAAAATAAGGAAATAGGATTAGGCAACGAAAAGGCACTAAACCAGCTTTTAGCACATCATGGCATTGTTTTCCAACCCGAAAAACGTCTTGTCTGGGTATCAGCAAACCCTTATCAGCTCGGCGAATTTGTCTGTTATGACCTAAACAAGATATTTGACAGTACTTTACATCAAGCCGGCCATTCGGTGTCAAGTGCAGGATTGAATATCCCTCAGGATCCGTTCTTAAATAGCAAGTCATATCAGGATTATGAGCAATATCGCATTTTAGACCGTATTATCGACCATAAATTAAAGACCAAAGAATCGATTTCTGAATCGGAATGGCAGGACTATCAAGAATTAAACCCATTGTTTTGGGCAGTTTATTATAAAAAAGGAAAATACTATTTCGATCAAAAAAGATACGGAGAAGCATTGGACCAATTCCAACGGGCTAATGCACTTGAAGTAACAACCGCGGTTGATCAAAAAAATATTGCTTCATATATCCGAAAGATCGAAAAGAAAGGAGATCATCGATGA
- a CDS encoding polysaccharide deacetylase family protein: MLNFRNTTYGCIALLLIAILLWKEYQLYYPFLVVLLLYIGTLSWGAFDLRLNFFMHSTCDRKTSTNQIAITFDDGPSPYTLEILGLLDQYGVKASFFCIGSQVLKYPEIAKQIVMQGHVIANHSMNHPNSIGFFSSDSVAVEMKHANQAIEKITGKKALLYRPPFGVSNPHIAKALGYCAMTSIGWSIRSLDTLNRDENKIFKRIKKRLRPGKIILLHDTSQKTVHVVKSLLIELQTNKLEALNLEDFLNQKVYEN, encoded by the coding sequence ATGCTAAATTTTAGAAATACAACATACGGATGCATTGCACTACTTTTAATTGCAATATTACTATGGAAAGAATATCAGCTCTATTATCCATTCCTTGTTGTATTGCTACTATATATCGGCACATTATCCTGGGGGGCTTTTGACCTCCGGTTGAATTTCTTTATGCACTCCACCTGTGACCGTAAGACAAGTACGAATCAAATCGCCATCACCTTTGATGATGGTCCTAGCCCCTATACGCTGGAAATTCTGGGTTTATTAGATCAGTACGGTGTCAAAGCCAGTTTTTTTTGTATCGGCTCGCAGGTACTCAAATATCCCGAAATAGCAAAACAAATTGTTATGCAGGGACATGTTATCGCCAACCATAGTATGAATCATCCTAATTCGATCGGTTTCTTTTCTAGTGACAGCGTTGCTGTTGAAATGAAACATGCAAATCAGGCGATTGAGAAAATCACAGGAAAGAAAGCATTGCTGTATAGACCGCCATTTGGCGTCAGTAATCCGCATATTGCAAAAGCACTAGGCTATTGCGCAATGACATCGATCGGCTGGAGTATCCGCTCTTTGGATACCCTAAATCGAGACGAAAATAAAATTTTCAAACGCATAAAGAAAAGACTCCGTCCCGGTAAGATTATTTTGTTGCATGATACATCCCAAAAAACGGTCCATGTTGTTAAAAGTTTATTGATAGAATTACAGACAAACAAACTAGAAGCGTTAAATTTAGAAGATTTCTTAAATCAAAAAGTATATGAAAACTAA